The following are encoded together in the Parabacteroides chongii genome:
- a CDS encoding DNA-binding domain-containing protein, with protein sequence MVKRTEYCKETIVNILDFADQEKVNAIAEGKSVVDGVSQYLVNVSGAFDGEKASFNPAIHKLGISYTPSKLLRDTLKFVVVETRSAVTGPIINDIVDTTTGEKNLQLTSSGPAVITGTNIKVAGDDPTVGIYLTPAEGEAKKIALLIHSTCRKLHSCFRR encoded by the coding sequence GTGGTTAAACGTACCGAGTACTGCAAAGAAACCATTGTAAATATCCTGGATTTTGCCGACCAGGAGAAGGTTAATGCTATCGCTGAAGGCAAAAGCGTGGTGGATGGTGTCAGTCAGTATCTAGTGAATGTCAGCGGGGCGTTCGACGGCGAGAAAGCTTCGTTCAATCCCGCTATCCATAAATTAGGTATTTCTTATACGCCTAGTAAGTTGTTGCGTGACACGTTGAAGTTTGTCGTCGTAGAAACTCGCTCGGCTGTTACCGGACCAATTATCAATGATATTGTCGATACAACGACGGGTGAGAAGAATTTGCAGTTGACCTCTTCCGGCCCTGCGGTCATAACAGGAACAAACATCAAGGTGGCTGGCGACGACCCGACGGTGGGTATTTATCTTACTCCGGCTGAGGGAGAAGCCAAGAAAATTGCTTTGTTGATACACAGCACCTGTCGTAAGTTACATTCATGCTTCCGGCGTTGA
- a CDS encoding DUF4469 domain-containing protein codes for MLPALTDGEYKLSLTTQYSAGNNLVKEARTYTFPVQLYVGDVLGGDDDDRPVIK; via the coding sequence ATGCTTCCGGCGTTGACTGACGGTGAATACAAATTGAGTCTTACAACACAATATAGTGCAGGTAACAACTTGGTGAAGGAAGCGCGTACATATACTTTCCCGGTGCAGCTTTACGTGGGGGATGTGCTTGGAGGTGATGATGATGACCGTCCGGTCATCAAATAG
- a CDS encoding carbohydrate-binding protein encodes MRKIVYLISIFCMCGYLLSAREYHVSIKGKDTNSGSLSAPLRTIQAAADKAVPGDVITVHEGVYRERVAPPWGGESEEKRIIYQAAPGERVIISGSERVKGWKKVQHNTWKLTLPNTFFGESNPFDEQIYGSWYRGKGRPNHTGMVVYEGKRMRETFSLDDVLKPLGSEQPHWYAEADGNGGPVLMNFEWVQPVGGKRQTSMHASVKGGDAAICIAIVNRWPFGYLKDGSEMYFDQVDFGTGSDTLIFQAATLAKGGTVEMRLDTPDGELLGTSQVTNTGDWEKFAEFRLPMKRSLEGKHNLCLVVRAPEMPDDGKTTLWAQFPDGVNPNKAGVEITVRPQVFYPDKTGIDYITVRGFILENAATNWAPPSAEQPGLIGPRWAKGWVIEDNTIRNSRCTGISLGRPTFGHSHHYLFLPPRIYPDANGGQTEQQLLDYFKNASWDKEDAGFHVIRNNHIYDCGQAGIVGCSGGAFSLIEGNEIHDICVDETFEGDEMAGIKLHFAMDAIIRDNHIYNTIRGLWLDWGSQGMQVTGNLFHGNNVQEDIFIEVCHGPVLLANNILLSGYSLNLSQGIAGVHNLVTGKVFAGLDRCAGGRYSFFYEPHGTVSIGNVRNMGGDLQWFNNHFARKASLVNWDECLLPIRYTGNLFTAGAHPNKRDKSFMDASGFNSDIKLKQCADGWYLSMNVPEEWLATPSCPMVTTDLLEKAIIPQQAFTNIDDSPLLIDKDYLGNKRNAAHPYPGAIEMKKSGQQTWKVWPKNY; translated from the coding sequence ATGAGAAAAATAGTTTATTTGATTTCAATATTCTGCATGTGCGGATACCTGTTGTCCGCACGAGAATACCATGTATCCATAAAAGGAAAAGATACGAACTCAGGCAGTCTGTCTGCCCCGTTGCGGACTATTCAGGCTGCAGCCGATAAGGCTGTTCCGGGTGATGTGATTACTGTACATGAAGGAGTTTATCGGGAACGGGTGGCTCCGCCCTGGGGCGGTGAGTCGGAAGAGAAACGAATCATTTATCAGGCCGCACCGGGCGAACGGGTGATTATTTCCGGCTCGGAACGGGTAAAAGGCTGGAAAAAGGTTCAGCATAATACTTGGAAACTAACATTGCCCAATACCTTCTTTGGCGAGAGTAATCCTTTTGATGAGCAAATCTATGGCAGTTGGTACCGTGGCAAAGGCCGTCCAAACCATACCGGGATGGTGGTTTATGAGGGGAAACGGATGCGCGAGACATTCTCTTTAGATGATGTGTTGAAACCGCTTGGTAGTGAGCAGCCGCATTGGTATGCTGAAGCCGATGGTAACGGTGGCCCGGTATTGATGAATTTCGAATGGGTACAACCTGTGGGTGGCAAAAGGCAGACTTCTATGCATGCTTCCGTGAAAGGTGGTGATGCGGCTATCTGTATCGCCATTGTCAACCGGTGGCCTTTTGGTTATCTAAAAGACGGGTCGGAGATGTATTTCGACCAGGTGGATTTCGGTACAGGCTCGGATACACTGATCTTTCAGGCGGCTACATTAGCCAAGGGGGGAACGGTCGAAATGCGTTTGGATACGCCTGATGGGGAATTGTTGGGAACCTCGCAGGTGACGAATACGGGCGACTGGGAGAAGTTTGCCGAATTTCGTTTACCGATGAAACGCTCATTGGAAGGAAAGCATAATTTATGTCTCGTTGTCCGTGCTCCGGAAATGCCCGATGATGGGAAGACAACGCTTTGGGCACAGTTCCCTGATGGCGTGAATCCCAATAAGGCAGGCGTGGAGATTACAGTTCGTCCGCAAGTCTTTTATCCGGACAAGACTGGGATAGACTATATCACCGTCCGCGGATTTATCCTGGAGAATGCCGCCACCAACTGGGCTCCTCCCTCAGCCGAACAACCTGGTCTGATCGGACCGCGCTGGGCAAAAGGGTGGGTGATTGAAGATAATACAATCCGTAACTCCCGTTGTACCGGTATTTCGTTGGGCAGACCGACATTCGGCCATTCGCATCATTATCTCTTCTTGCCTCCCCGTATCTATCCGGATGCGAATGGAGGACAGACCGAGCAGCAGCTATTGGACTATTTCAAGAATGCTTCCTGGGATAAAGAGGATGCCGGATTCCATGTCATTCGCAACAATCATATCTACGATTGCGGACAGGCGGGTATTGTTGGATGTAGCGGCGGTGCATTCAGCTTGATTGAGGGCAATGAGATTCACGATATTTGTGTGGACGAGACTTTCGAAGGCGACGAGATGGCGGGTATCAAGCTACACTTTGCCATGGATGCCATCATCAGGGATAACCATATCTATAACACTATCCGTGGTTTGTGGCTCGACTGGGGTTCGCAAGGTATGCAGGTGACGGGTAATTTGTTTCACGGCAACAACGTGCAGGAGGATATTTTCATAGAGGTTTGCCACGGGCCTGTGCTTTTGGCAAACAATATCTTGTTGTCCGGCTATTCGTTGAATCTGTCGCAAGGGATAGCTGGTGTGCACAATCTGGTGACGGGCAAGGTGTTTGCCGGACTGGATCGTTGTGCCGGCGGTCGTTATTCCTTCTTTTACGAACCGCACGGTACGGTTTCGATTGGCAATGTGCGTAATATGGGAGGCGACTTGCAATGGTTTAACAACCATTTTGCCCGAAAGGCTTCTTTGGTCAATTGGGACGAGTGTTTGCTCCCTATCCGTTACACGGGGAATCTCTTTACAGCCGGGGCACACCCGAATAAGCGGGACAAATCGTTTATGGATGCCTCCGGCTTCAACTCCGACATAAAGCTGAAACAGTGTGCTGACGGTTGGTATCTGTCGATGAATGTGCCTGAAGAATGGCTTGCTACTCCTTCATGCCCAATGGTGACGACCGACTTGCTGGAGAAAGCGATTATACCTCAACAGGCTTTCACGAACATCGATGATAGCCCTTTACTTATTGACAAGGACTATTTGGGAAATAAAAGAAATGCAGCGCATCCTTACCCGGGTGCGATCGAAATGAAGAAAAGCGGCCAGCAAACTTGGAAAGTCTGGCCTAAAAACTATTGA
- a CDS encoding LamG-like jellyroll fold domain-containing protein yields the protein MNLKRMTMVAVLMALYLLAEAKVTPIVHYNFGKSGNVTYAVAPEKLTPLAGKGELMAVGRPVFYADAPGDKKMKGEGGILFNGNGDGYKQVEAIGSPADNQVLEIWVKPRQHTQGEGQEQVLLSNGTTKEGYVFTHQKGHWYLISGGTGRAEIGEVSNNAWTHLAMVVEDGKGSVWMNGKKTGTFKPTKAMAPHFSIAVSEEGKEAFYGEIYEVRYSTFAAGKFNPESDFLLDYKKIKETSKQRLAERRSLVQQLEQESAGKKIVTEFSDVRQEKDWLISQVEEPACLYVQKSEDGLTSNLQLNNGLVSRTFYVGENIACVGYKNHSNEAEFLRAVKPEARVCIDSVWYEVGGLKGQPELSYLLDSWYTEMEASDLAFTLEKVETGLPLMRYPWTPKYNAVPADWPAKGLRMEMTFVPTESMVDVKDIQVKVNYEIYQGLPVIAKWIEVINEGEKEVLLNEMECEVLAVNQDQVKRLHVESDFSFALVNADIEGSALMHYAGTPKPYHVGSSTTKWTVDKDYNTWASHNQAEDKFLGFPHHNLLLSKLPMGPYTKVNKEAPFKSYITFELLQDSDDRERQSLGHRRMYKKLAPQTTESLISAGITSHDETKLKAQIDQAAELGLEQLDIQAWPGVSHDNLDSAYVQLWRRVATYAKERGIVMGGYELQVASRGRGAEVDCVHPETGKPGSLFGQSVCIASEWKDTYYSKMWEFFDKTGFMTYNMDGPYHGDPCASTVHPHHTRLEDSQWQQWKTQVEVIHELQRRGMYIPIPDWYFLNGQNSTGMGYREASANLTPQQQLLLGRQYIYDGTWHKIPTMGWMTLQLVGFYTNDPRVGLEPLCDNLDRYEAQLMQFLGSGCHLTIRGNRLYDTPETKQMVSRCINWFKKYRDILTSDIIHVSRPTGRDLDCMMHVNPFIRHKGMVVVFNPTDRDITKEMRLPLYYTGLKGKATVTSSDGSIQNFSLNREGELLLPVSIKAQGVSWFLIEE from the coding sequence ATGAATTTGAAAAGAATGACGATGGTAGCAGTGTTGATGGCCCTGTATTTGTTGGCTGAAGCGAAAGTAACCCCCATCGTGCATTACAACTTTGGAAAATCCGGTAATGTAACCTATGCCGTGGCCCCGGAAAAGTTAACGCCGTTGGCCGGAAAAGGCGAATTGATGGCCGTTGGCCGCCCCGTCTTCTATGCCGATGCGCCCGGCGACAAGAAAATGAAGGGAGAAGGCGGAATCTTATTTAACGGCAATGGCGACGGATATAAACAGGTAGAAGCCATTGGTTCTCCGGCCGACAATCAGGTATTGGAAATATGGGTAAAGCCTCGCCAGCATACACAAGGCGAAGGGCAGGAACAGGTCTTGTTATCCAATGGTACAACCAAGGAAGGATATGTATTTACGCATCAGAAAGGTCATTGGTATCTAATTTCCGGCGGTACGGGACGTGCTGAAATCGGCGAAGTGTCCAATAACGCCTGGACGCATCTCGCTATGGTGGTGGAAGATGGAAAGGGCTCTGTCTGGATGAACGGGAAAAAGACCGGGACATTCAAGCCTACCAAGGCCATGGCTCCTCATTTCTCCATTGCCGTTTCGGAAGAGGGAAAAGAGGCCTTTTACGGTGAAATATATGAAGTGAGATACAGCACGTTCGCCGCCGGAAAGTTCAATCCCGAATCTGATTTCCTGCTGGATTATAAAAAGATAAAAGAGACAAGCAAACAACGCTTGGCCGAACGCCGTTCCTTGGTGCAACAACTGGAACAGGAGAGTGCGGGCAAGAAGATTGTTACAGAGTTCTCCGATGTTCGTCAGGAAAAAGACTGGCTAATCAGTCAGGTAGAAGAACCGGCCTGTTTGTATGTACAGAAATCGGAAGATGGGTTGACATCCAATTTACAGTTGAATAACGGGTTAGTTTCCCGTACCTTTTATGTCGGTGAGAATATTGCCTGCGTAGGATATAAGAATCATTCGAATGAGGCTGAGTTTTTACGGGCGGTGAAGCCGGAAGCACGTGTTTGCATTGACAGCGTGTGGTATGAAGTCGGCGGATTAAAAGGGCAGCCGGAATTGTCTTATCTATTGGATAGTTGGTATACGGAAATGGAGGCTTCCGACCTGGCGTTTACACTGGAGAAAGTGGAAACCGGCCTTCCGCTGATGCGTTATCCGTGGACTCCGAAATATAATGCCGTTCCGGCAGACTGGCCTGCCAAGGGCTTGCGCATGGAGATGACCTTCGTGCCGACTGAAAGTATGGTGGATGTGAAAGACATACAGGTGAAGGTCAACTATGAAATCTATCAGGGCTTGCCTGTGATTGCCAAGTGGATTGAGGTGATTAATGAAGGAGAAAAGGAAGTGTTGCTGAATGAGATGGAGTGTGAAGTGCTGGCTGTCAACCAGGATCAGGTGAAGCGTCTTCATGTGGAGAGTGATTTCTCCTTTGCGTTGGTGAATGCGGATATAGAGGGTAGTGCGTTGATGCATTACGCCGGAACTCCCAAACCTTATCACGTGGGCAGCTCCACTACCAAATGGACGGTCGACAAAGACTATAATACCTGGGCCAGTCATAATCAGGCAGAAGATAAGTTCCTCGGTTTCCCGCATCATAACTTATTACTGAGCAAATTGCCGATGGGGCCTTATACGAAAGTAAATAAAGAGGCTCCCTTCAAATCATATATCACATTCGAATTGTTGCAGGATAGCGACGACCGCGAACGCCAGTCGCTCGGACATCGCCGGATGTATAAGAAGCTGGCTCCACAGACAACTGAGTCTCTGATTTCTGCCGGAATTACTTCGCACGATGAAACGAAGCTGAAAGCACAGATCGACCAGGCTGCCGAACTGGGACTTGAACAACTGGATATTCAAGCCTGGCCGGGTGTCAGTCATGACAACCTGGATTCGGCTTATGTGCAGTTGTGGCGTCGAGTGGCGACATACGCCAAAGAGCGTGGTATCGTGATGGGTGGCTACGAGTTGCAGGTTGCCTCTCGCGGGCGAGGTGCCGAGGTGGATTGCGTTCATCCGGAAACAGGAAAACCGGGTAGCCTTTTCGGACAGAGCGTCTGCATTGCCAGCGAGTGGAAAGATACATACTATTCGAAAATGTGGGAGTTCTTCGATAAGACCGGATTTATGACATATAATATGGATGGACCGTACCATGGCGATCCGTGTGCTTCAACCGTTCATCCACACCATACGCGGTTGGAAGATTCGCAGTGGCAGCAATGGAAAACGCAGGTGGAGGTCATTCATGAACTGCAACGCCGGGGCATGTATATCCCTATTCCCGACTGGTATTTCCTCAACGGACAAAACTCTACCGGAATGGGATACCGTGAAGCCAGTGCCAACCTGACTCCGCAACAGCAGCTCTTGTTAGGCCGCCAGTATATCTATGACGGAACCTGGCATAAGATTCCGACTATGGGATGGATGACCTTACAGCTGGTCGGCTTCTATACGAATGATCCGCGCGTAGGCCTGGAGCCTCTTTGCGACAATTTGGATCGCTATGAAGCGCAGTTGATGCAGTTCCTGGGAAGCGGTTGCCATCTGACTATTCGTGGAAATCGCTTGTATGATACGCCGGAGACGAAGCAGATGGTGTCTCGTTGCATCAACTGGTTTAAGAAATATCGCGACATATTGACTTCTGATATTATCCACGTCAGCCGCCCGACCGGCCGCGACTTGGATTGCATGATGCATGTGAATCCTTTCATCCGTCATAAAGGCATGGTGGTTGTGTTTAATCCGACTGACAGGGATATCACGAAAGAGATGCGTCTGCCTCTGTATTATACGGGCTTGAAGGGCAAGGCTACGGTCACTTCTTCAGACGGAAGCATACAGAACTTCTCTTTGAACCGGGAAGGTGAATTACTGCTGCCGGTTTCGATAAAGGCACAGGGTGTGTCCTGGTTCCTGATAGAAGAATAA
- a CDS encoding GH92 family glycosyl hydrolase yields the protein MKKLLWLLIGGCVCGLLTTGCTEVADSNNRYVNKWIGTAWEGRVSPVASVPFGMMQIGADTRPYGAGYHYDDPTVLGFSHLHKSGGGCADFLDILFMPLPLNQPTGEDELYSKQYQAALSHQEEKAEPGYYSVNLYDKQLTVELTASRRCGIQRYKYASQGEMPVIVDLKYGSESACTIQAEHDVDTVYASAFEKVDPYTIRGYRFSNGWTPKQQVYFYSTFSSPIKTCALYVDDRRVEETTSAEGRNVKTLLTFEDEQGELEVRTALSSVSMEGAAANLLSETKGKTFEDIRKSAFDAWSRTLGQIEIETDDPKKKELFYTSLHNVMLYPFLLSDVDNRFRGPDWQVHQTDGFDYYGGVVGFWDTFRAACPLLAMLNPEVANDYIRTLLEHYKYAGQLPIWTLWGIENYQMTGIHSLPVIANAYLNGIRSFDTRLALEAMVASAMKDTCGYSMGYFVGLENYKKYGYVPCDMEMESVARTLEYAFDDYALARFAEATGAQKEAAYFSNRSLNYRNVIDPTTLLARGRLKDGCWRTPFDPLASSHRKDDYCEGNGWQWTFFVPHDVEGLAGLLGGKEALEARLDTLFGMSSELRGENVSGDITGLIGQYAHGNEPGHHTVYMYNRVGRPDKTQKYVNQVLTTLYNNTPAGICGNEDTGQMSAWYVFSSLGFYPMNPASGQYELGAPLFQKVTIKLSSGKNFVIKANNLSEKNIYVDKVFLNGQLLDRTYITFEEVLQGGELLFEMTHE from the coding sequence ATGAAAAAGTTGTTATGGCTACTGATTGGCGGATGCGTTTGCGGACTATTGACTACAGGATGCACAGAGGTTGCCGATTCGAATAACCGTTATGTAAATAAATGGATTGGTACGGCTTGGGAGGGCAGGGTGTCTCCTGTCGCCTCCGTACCGTTCGGCATGATGCAGATTGGTGCGGATACGCGTCCTTATGGTGCAGGCTATCATTATGACGATCCGACTGTTTTAGGATTCAGCCATCTGCATAAAAGCGGAGGCGGATGTGCAGATTTCCTGGACATCTTGTTTATGCCGTTACCCTTGAATCAGCCGACAGGCGAGGATGAATTGTACTCTAAACAATACCAGGCGGCTTTGTCGCATCAGGAGGAAAAGGCGGAACCAGGCTATTATTCAGTCAATTTGTATGATAAGCAATTGACGGTAGAGTTGACCGCTTCCCGCCGGTGTGGGATACAACGCTACAAGTATGCATCCCAGGGGGAAATGCCGGTAATTGTCGATTTAAAGTATGGTTCTGAAAGTGCTTGTACCATACAAGCCGAGCACGATGTGGATACGGTGTATGCCTCTGCGTTTGAGAAGGTCGACCCGTACACGATTCGCGGCTATCGCTTTTCAAATGGCTGGACACCGAAGCAACAGGTCTATTTCTATTCTACCTTTTCTTCACCCATCAAAACGTGTGCCTTGTATGTAGACGACCGACGCGTCGAGGAGACCACCTCTGCCGAGGGACGCAATGTCAAGACGCTACTAACCTTTGAAGATGAACAGGGGGAACTGGAAGTCAGAACGGCACTCTCATCGGTGAGCATGGAAGGGGCTGCCGCTAATTTGTTGTCGGAAACAAAAGGAAAGACGTTCGAGGATATCAGGAAATCGGCTTTCGATGCTTGGAGCCGTACGTTGGGACAAATAGAGATAGAGACTGACGACCCGAAGAAGAAGGAACTTTTCTATACCTCTTTACATAATGTCATGCTGTATCCGTTCCTGTTGTCGGACGTAGACAATCGTTTCAGAGGGCCGGACTGGCAGGTTCATCAAACCGATGGTTTTGATTATTACGGAGGTGTGGTCGGTTTTTGGGATACGTTCCGGGCGGCTTGTCCTTTATTGGCAATGTTAAATCCGGAAGTGGCAAATGATTATATAAGGACGTTATTGGAGCATTATAAATATGCCGGACAGTTGCCGATATGGACGTTGTGGGGCATTGAGAATTATCAGATGACAGGTATTCATTCGTTGCCGGTGATAGCAAACGCCTATTTGAATGGCATTCGCAGTTTCGATACCCGGCTGGCGTTGGAAGCTATGGTGGCATCGGCTATGAAAGATACGTGCGGCTATTCCATGGGCTATTTTGTCGGATTGGAGAATTATAAAAAATACGGATATGTTCCCTGCGATATGGAGATGGAGTCGGTGGCGCGTACGTTGGAGTATGCGTTCGATGATTATGCACTGGCCCGTTTTGCCGAAGCAACCGGTGCACAAAAGGAAGCCGCTTACTTTTCGAACCGATCGCTCAATTATCGGAATGTGATTGACCCGACCACCTTGCTGGCGCGGGGACGGTTGAAGGATGGCTGCTGGCGTACACCTTTCGATCCGTTGGCTTCTTCTCATCGCAAGGATGATTATTGTGAGGGCAATGGTTGGCAATGGACTTTCTTTGTCCCTCACGATGTGGAAGGGCTGGCTGGCTTGTTGGGAGGCAAGGAGGCATTGGAGGCGCGACTGGATACGCTTTTCGGCATGTCTTCCGAATTGCGCGGAGAGAATGTCTCCGGTGATATTACCGGACTGATCGGGCAATATGCACATGGCAATGAACCGGGGCATCATACCGTTTATATGTATAACCGGGTAGGCCGTCCGGACAAGACGCAGAAGTATGTCAATCAGGTATTGACTACTCTCTATAATAATACCCCGGCAGGTATTTGCGGTAATGAAGATACCGGACAGATGAGTGCCTGGTATGTCTTCAGTTCGTTAGGTTTCTATCCGATGAATCCGGCTTCCGGACAATATGAACTGGGTGCCCCTTTGTTTCAGAAGGTAACAATCAAACTCTCTTCGGGAAAAAACTTTGTTATCAAAGCTAACAACTTGTCGGAAAAGAATATTTATGTAGACAAGGTCTTCTTGAACGGTCAGCTTCTGGACCGGACGTATATTACGTTTGAGGAAGTCTTACAGGGGGGCGAGCTTCTTTTTGAAATGACTCATGAATAA
- a CDS encoding glycoside hydrolase family 38 C-terminal domain-containing protein has translation MKLLKLSVALLCLSSLSAGQLYAQADNYKKHKNDEVSQVNNQEMTFYLVFKSHFDIGYSALARDVVHEYRTSMIDKAMDVMDKNADKLKDTQFAWTVPGWPLEQMLWDRQSPERRLRIEHQLKSGNLVTHALPFTTHTGTLEVEDLVRGLGYASSLARQYNLPLPTDGKMTDVPGHTWILPTILHHAGIKFFHFGSNPTNRVVQVPTLFWWEGPDGSRVLTMFSEGYGGGVFPPEEWKHKAWLTFVHAGDNAGPPAAEEVEKVIAHIKAKYPKAKIHIGKMSDFADAILAENPELPVVRGDMSDSWVHGVMSNPQATQKARRIRPLIPALETLHTQGREWGIIPYEIDEDMAYIYDKSLMYGEHTWGLADQHFIPGLVGKEWHKNYVSGLIPNYARMVESWEEHIGYIEDAEKALRPELENELYTLAENVAQDGFRFVVYNPLPWKRGGRVDFALPTQGSIRDAYVKEVGTDRIHKLMVYGADSKRLGTFCVEDIPANGYKTYVLTNEAPADEKITLKGDERAGFIENQWYKVTFDRSRGCIKSIWDKVNNRELVDSRAKDGFGTYVYERYDKKQSLQYLKEYIYDGYKNSHYRITGKSSYLDDRTKGVHESVRRMELYVEDHKSSIQAILVPPVSVGEEKHTAGLKVTLYENIPYIDIKLSIVNKPATEEPEAGWIAFPFRTVEPEYRIGRLGSVIDPAKDLIEGSQFNYIWSNSGLMIKDKEYSIGICALDAPAFQLGDLNFMHFADKYENPQSHVYFNLFNNRWNTNFTSFWNGNLTTEVRLWVNRASADDASGLVIPAWETRLPLQVGIATCPGGKLPVTKEGVKVSRKGVLVTAYGNNPDGEGKLLRLWEETGESGFCEVSLPIRKDGVAQPVNLRGVPCGQPVKIQDGTFKVQLDGFAPASYLLY, from the coding sequence ATGAAATTATTAAAACTATCGGTGGCACTTCTTTGCCTGTCTTCTTTGTCTGCCGGTCAGCTTTATGCGCAAGCTGATAATTATAAGAAACATAAGAATGATGAGGTTTCCCAAGTAAATAATCAGGAGATGACCTTTTATTTAGTGTTTAAGAGCCATTTCGACATAGGCTATTCGGCATTGGCGCGGGATGTGGTACATGAATACCGTACATCCATGATCGACAAGGCTATGGATGTAATGGATAAGAATGCAGACAAGTTGAAGGATACTCAGTTTGCCTGGACTGTTCCCGGCTGGCCTCTGGAGCAAATGTTGTGGGACAGACAGTCGCCCGAACGCCGATTGCGTATTGAACATCAGTTGAAAAGTGGTAACCTGGTGACGCATGCCCTCCCTTTCACTACACATACGGGAACATTGGAAGTGGAAGACCTGGTACGTGGCTTGGGATATGCTTCCTCTTTGGCGCGCCAATATAACCTGCCGCTTCCTACCGATGGAAAGATGACGGATGTGCCTGGACACACCTGGATACTTCCGACAATTCTGCATCATGCGGGAATCAAATTTTTTCATTTCGGCTCGAACCCGACTAACCGTGTGGTACAGGTTCCAACCTTGTTCTGGTGGGAAGGACCGGACGGTTCAAGAGTGCTGACGATGTTTTCAGAAGGATACGGCGGTGGCGTATTCCCTCCCGAAGAATGGAAGCACAAGGCGTGGCTGACGTTCGTACATGCAGGCGACAATGCCGGACCTCCTGCCGCTGAAGAGGTGGAGAAGGTGATTGCACATATCAAAGCAAAATATCCGAAAGCTAAAATACATATAGGTAAGATGTCTGACTTTGCGGATGCTATTTTGGCTGAGAATCCGGAACTGCCTGTCGTACGGGGAGACATGTCCGACAGTTGGGTACACGGTGTGATGTCGAACCCGCAGGCCACACAAAAGGCTCGCCGGATACGCCCGTTGATACCGGCTTTAGAAACTTTGCATACGCAAGGCAGGGAGTGGGGTATCATCCCGTATGAGATTGATGAGGATATGGCTTATATCTACGACAAAAGTTTGATGTATGGTGAACATACCTGGGGGTTGGCAGACCAGCATTTCATCCCCGGATTGGTGGGGAAGGAATGGCATAAGAACTATGTCTCCGGTTTGATTCCCAATTACGCTCGCATGGTGGAATCGTGGGAAGAGCATATCGGCTATATCGAGGATGCGGAAAAGGCATTACGTCCGGAGTTGGAAAATGAACTGTACACCTTAGCTGAAAATGTGGCACAGGATGGCTTCCGCTTTGTGGTTTACAATCCGCTGCCGTGGAAGCGTGGTGGCAGGGTTGACTTCGCTTTGCCTACACAAGGTTCTATCCGGGATGCTTACGTAAAAGAAGTGGGTACCGACCGTATTCATAAACTGATGGTGTATGGTGCCGATTCGAAACGACTGGGTACATTCTGTGTTGAAGATATTCCGGCGAATGGATATAAAACATACGTTTTGACCAATGAGGCTCCGGCTGATGAAAAAATTACATTGAAGGGTGACGAACGTGCAGGCTTTATCGAAAACCAGTGGTATAAGGTAACGTTTGACCGGTCGCGTGGTTGCATAAAGAGTATCTGGGATAAGGTGAACAACCGCGAACTAGTAGACTCTCGTGCCAAAGACGGTTTTGGCACATATGTTTATGAACGTTATGACAAGAAACAATCGCTGCAATATCTGAAAGAGTATATTTACGACGGCTATAAGAATTCGCATTACCGCATCACCGGCAAGAGTTCTTACCTCGACGACCGGACGAAAGGAGTACATGAATCTGTCCGTCGGATGGAGTTGTATGTGGAAGATCATAAATCATCTATTCAGGCGATCCTTGTTCCGCCTGTTTCGGTTGGGGAGGAAAAGCATACAGCCGGTCTGAAGGTGACGCTTTATGAAAATATCCCCTATATCGATATCAAATTGTCAATAGTAAACAAACCTGCCACTGAAGAGCCGGAAGCCGGATGGATCGCATTTCCTTTCCGGACAGTGGAACCGGAATATCGTATCGGTCGCCTGGGTTCGGTGATAGATCCGGCCAAAGACCTGATAGAAGGTAGTCAATTCAATTACATTTGGTCGAACTCAGGATTGATGATAAAGGATAAGGAGTATTCGATCGGCATTTGTGCTTTGGATGCTCCGGCTTTTCAACTGGGTGATCTGAACTTTATGCACTTCGCGGATAAATATGAGAACCCTCAGTCGCATGTTTATTTTAATCTGTTTAATAATCGTTGGAATACCAACTTTACCTCTTTTTGGAATGGCAACCTGACTACGGAAGTACGTTTATGGGTGAACCGGGCGAGTGCAGACGATGCATCCGGTCTGGTTATTCCGGCTTGGGAAACCCGTCTGCCATTGCAAGTTGGCATTGCAACCTGTCCCGGCGGCAAGTTGCCTGTAACAAAAGAAGGAGTAAAAGTATCACGCAAAGGGGTACTTGTTACTGCTTACGGCAACAATCCGGATGGTGAAGGCAAGCTGTTACGTCTTTGGGAAGAGACCGGAGAAAGTGGTTTCTGTGAAGTCTCTTTGCCAATTCGAAAAGACGGAGTGGCACAACCGGTAAATTTGAGAGGTGTTCCCTGCGGGCAGCCAGTCAAGATACAGGACGGCACGTTTAAAGTTCAGTTGGATGGATTTGCCCCTGCTTCTTATCTGCTTTATTAA